AAGCAGCTTGTAGAGCGCAATCGCGCCGCTGACGAGCGATGTCCGCATGCCGGCGACACATGGCAGCGAATCGAGTGGGTTGTAGGCTTCTGCGAGGGCGCGCGCGGTGACAATGCCCGGGAGGGTTCGACAACGGAGTACTACGAGGGGTTTCTGAGTGGGCTGCGCTGGATCGGGAAACGTAAGTACGACAGAGCTCGAGATGGCAAGATCTCTACTGGAAGGGGCTTTGCGGGATCGCAATGCGATTGCTTGTTCTCAATCGTTAGCATTTGTTGCGAAGAGCGGTCGGTATTCTCAGTTACAGAGCTTACTGCCACAAAACTACGGCTACTCTGATATTCGCTCAACTTCTAGCAAAGGTTACAGCAGTCAGTTCCATCAAGCTCACATGAGAAGAAATATAATGCCACCACTCGCCACAGTGGGCTACGCGTTGATTGTGCTGCTGCACAGGGATGCGATCGCTTGGGTGAACGCGCGTTCGAATCCTTCATTGGTCTGTTGGGGTAATTGCTAAACTACTGCACGAAACCGCCCACCAAAACGGCACCTTCTGGGGGCAAATATGCCCAGCTTTTACCGTCTGAGAGATGGCGATCGCGCGCGCGACTTTGTCCTCATTACGCTCCAACTTCCTCAGCTAAACCGGCAAACTCGCACTGCGTTGCAGCTTCTGAACCAGCGACTTCCCGCTTACTTTGTCTTCGGCTAATGGACTTTGGAAAAAGCAGCTCAATGGCGAGAGAAAAGATCGGATTCGAGTATGAATTTATTGCCAACTCGGATGGATTGAAATCAAAAACTAGGGCAGGCGTTGGCTGTAGACCTGATAGTCCGCAATCAACAAGATTGGACCGATAGTGCTGGAAGAGGGCAATCGCTCCTCAAGAGGCATGACCCTTAATTGGCAGGGGATCTCGGTAGTTCTGAGTCAGACCAAAATGGTTTGAAAGCTCGGATCTAATCAGCGGACAGCCAGGGCGAGCATAGCCAAAATAAAGCGCTTTTAAATGACTTTGACCGGACTGGAGTCGACTATTTTCAGATTTGATGAAGGTTTCAACGATCGCAGGTTGCAGAAGTAGCTTTAAAGTCTCAATGCCCTACAAAACGTCGTACTCTTCATAGAACGAAATAGCCTTGGTTTGTTCCCTCCGCAGATGACAGTCTCGTTGCGAGCACTAGTTGCCGACTTCAACCACAATTGCGTTTAACCTAGTGCCCATCCCAACGCTTCAGGGGGACGCAGTCGATGTCGAGGCGATCGAGCGCCCGCGCAACAACAAAGTCGACCAGATCTTCGATGGTTTTGGGATTGTGATACCACGCTGGAATCGCAGGAACGATTGCCGCACCAGCTTCAGCAAGGACCGTGAGATTGCGCAGGTGAATCAAGCTAAATGGCGTCTCGCGTGGAACGATCGCCAGCGGTTTGCCTTCCTTGAGCTGCACGTCTGCCGCTCGTTCCAGTAGGTCCGAACTCAACCCGGCTGCAATCTTCGCCACCGTACTCATGCTGCAGGGTATGACGATCATGCCGAGCGATCGATACGAGCCGCTCGCGATCGTGGCACCGACGTCGCCCCAGCGGTGGCAGCGTAGTTTGCCTTTGCTGGGGCAGCCGGCTTGCTCGTGCCAGAACATAGCTTGCAAATCCGGTTCGGCTGGTACGCGCACGCCCTGCTCTGCCTGCCAAACAATGAAACTTGCCTTGGAAGCAACAACGTCTACAGTGTAGTCAGCTTCGAGGAGCCACTTGAGAGCACGGACGGCGTAAACCATGCCGGAGGCTCCGCTAATACCTAGAATCAACGGGCGATCGCTTGTCATACGATTGAAGTTAACTTGATGGCCTTGGCACTCGCGAGTCGATCGAAACGCTTGCTGTAATTCAGGTCGGCCGGAGATTGCTCCGAGGGTAGCGCTTCGATGCACTCGGCAAGTAGTGCTGCCACTCGTCACCCTTTTACACTCGCAAGCGGGTGTCAGGGCAAACTCGTTAACACGACTATCCCTGAAGCCGAGTGCTATAGAACTTTATTTTTAGCTAAGCGTTCGAGTAAAAGTATCGGCTTTGGGAGCGATTTTGCCGATAAGATCGCGCGTCCGTTGGAAGGGCGGACGTGTTACCTGTCCGAAAACTAATATGGGTTCTTGAAGAATCTTCAGACCAAACTTTCTGCAGAATCAGGGATTCAGCTACCCAGACTCAAAGCTTCTGACATCCCTATGACTGAAGTAGATGGGTTGCGGGAACAACACACTGGCTCTTCCTTGGGGTATCGCCAATCTCCATTACGAAAAGCTGACATATACCGACCCACGAATGGATGTTGATTCGGTATCTCCCCCTAGTCCGCTTCTCCGCCCACAATCGCGTCTCGAATCCGCAAGCTCGGACCGCCACATCCAACGGGCAGACCGTTCTGACCCCCTTTCCCGCAACCGCCGGATTCGTCCCAATAGAAGTCGTCCGCGATCGCTTCTATATTCGCGAGGGTTTTGAATACATTGCCCGAGAGCGTCACGTCCCGAACCGGATCGGTCAGCTTGCCGTTGCGGATCGTCCAGGCTTCCCCAGCACTGAAGGTGAACATTTCGCCATTGGTCATGCCGCCGAGCCAGTTGCGTGCGTAGATACCGCGATCCACGTCGCGAATCAGGTCGGCGACGGGCGTGGTGCCGCGCTCGATCCAGGTATTGGTCATGCGCACGATCGGCGAATATTGGTAATCGAGACAGCGCGCATTCCCCGTTGGTTGCTCCCCCAACTTGCCTGCCGTTTCCCGCGAGTGCAGCCGTCCGACCAGAATGCCATCGCGGATCAGTTGCGTGGTCGTGGCAGGCGTCCCCTCATCGTCGATCGCATAGCTGCCGCGATGGCCGGTCGGTGCCGCGCCGTCGAAAATCTGCAGCTCCGGCGGTCCGAAGCGGCGGCCGAAACTCATCACCTCCAGCAAATCGGGATTCTCATAAGCCATATCGGCTTCAGACAGATGCCCAAACGCCTCGTGCACGAACAGCCCGGTCAAAATCGGGTCGATGACGACGGTGTAGGTACCGCCCGTGACGGGCGGAATCGACAGGGCGTGGGTGGCACGCTCGGCCGCGGCGCGCACGCGATCGTCGAGATCGCGGAAGTCTTCGAAGGCGCTACGCGAGCCAGTAGTCTCGCGGCCGGTTTGCACCAGTTCGCCACTGCGAGCGGTCGCCGCAAAGCGCGCTTCCAGATCCGACCACACCTGCTCGACCAGGGTGCCGTCAGAAGTGGCGAGGGTCACGCGCTGGGTCACATCTCCATAGCGAACGGAGGTGGTTGCGATGCGCGGATCGGCATCGCACAGGATGTGGTTGTAGCGATCGCATAGCGCCTTCTTCTCGGCCAAAGGGACGTGTCGCGGGTCGGTCCCCGTCAGAGGCAAACGATAAACACCTTCAACGGGCGTCACGGGCGCGATCGTCGTGGTTTCCGTTCCCACCATGCGCGCGGCCGCGATCGCCTCGCCGATGCGGTCCTCGAGATCGTCAAGATCGTTGCAGGTGGCTAACCCCCATCCGCCTTTGTAGCAAGCGCGAATCTGAGCGCCGATCGCCCGCTCCTCCGTCAGAGTTTCCACGCGATCGCCGCGCAGATAAATGTCCGTCCCTTCCGATTCTTCCAGGCGAATGGTGAGAAAATCGACGCGCTGGCGATAGCGGGCCATCAAGTCGGCCAGTCGGTTGCGGCCGTCGGCCAGTCGGTGAGGCATGAGGCTAGCTCGGGTAGAGGTTGAGGGCGATGGTGCAACTGCGTCGCGCTACTAGGCTAGCTTGGGTGCGGTACGGCAGTGCGGTGCCGCGATCGCTAGTGGCGAGGGTCAGCTGAAGCGATCGCTACCCCAGTAGGCTTTCGATGCTGAGGGGAACCAAGTCACCCGCTACCGTCAGTCCCAGCCACATTTGTTGCAGGGGCGCGATCGGCGCACCCGTGAGCGCGCAGCATTCCTCTCGACGCGCCGTTGCCGCAAAACTTGCGCGGATATCTTCGGCTGCCAGCCCGCGCGACCCATTCTGACCTCGTTCCTGCACGTATTCCCACAACACATCGCGAATCAAACTCTGGTAGCCGAGGTCGCCAGACAGCTCCTTCAGGCGCTCCTTTAGCTCGGGTTCGAGGCGAATGCTGGTGACCTCCATCTTGGTGGTTGAGGTTCGGTGTCGTGTAGTGATGGTCATGGCTGCGAGTAGTTGCGAGACGTTACAAAAAAATGTTGGTCGATCTACTGGACATCTTATACTACAGTCCTGTAGTATCGAACCAGCGAGCCAATCGGGAATCCCATGCGAGTCCCGTTCGCTCCGACGAATTTTTCCGACACGCTTTACCCAACCGACTTTTTATCAGAGCTTCCGCTCATGTTAGGACGCTTCACCGCCATAGGACTCAGCACGCAGAATGGCCACCCCTCGTGGATGCCAGCCTATGCAGCGCAGCTCGGCGCGGCGATCGCGTCCATTTTTAGCGGACAGATGGGTCTTGGCATTTTGACCCCCATTGGTTGCGAGGAGGTCAAACGCGATC
This DNA window, taken from Rubidibacter lacunae KORDI 51-2, encodes the following:
- a CDS encoding flavin prenyltransferase UbiX; this translates as MTSDRPLILGISGASGMVYAVRALKWLLEADYTVDVVASKASFIVWQAEQGVRVPAEPDLQAMFWHEQAGCPSKGKLRCHRWGDVGATIASGSYRSLGMIVIPCSMSTVAKIAAGLSSDLLERAADVQLKEGKPLAIVPRETPFSLIHLRNLTVLAEAGAAIVPAIPAWYHNPKTIEDLVDFVVARALDRLDIDCVPLKRWDGH
- a CDS encoding ribbon-helix-helix domain-containing protein; this encodes MTTRHRTSTTKMEVTSIRLEPELKERLKELSGDLGYQSLIRDVLWEYVQERGQNGSRGLAAEDIRASFAATARREECCALTGAPIAPLQQMWLGLTVAGDLVPLSIESLLG
- a CDS encoding TldD/PmbA family protein, yielding MPHRLADGRNRLADLMARYRQRVDFLTIRLEESEGTDIYLRGDRVETLTEERAIGAQIRACYKGGWGLATCNDLDDLEDRIGEAIAAARMVGTETTTIAPVTPVEGVYRLPLTGTDPRHVPLAEKKALCDRYNHILCDADPRIATTSVRYGDVTQRVTLATSDGTLVEQVWSDLEARFAATARSGELVQTGRETTGSRSAFEDFRDLDDRVRAAAERATHALSIPPVTGGTYTVVIDPILTGLFVHEAFGHLSEADMAYENPDLLEVMSFGRRFGPPELQIFDGAAPTGHRGSYAIDDEGTPATTTQLIRDGILVGRLHSRETAGKLGEQPTGNARCLDYQYSPIVRMTNTWIERGTTPVADLIRDVDRGIYARNWLGGMTNGEMFTFSAGEAWTIRNGKLTDPVRDVTLSGNVFKTLANIEAIADDFYWDESGGCGKGGQNGLPVGCGGPSLRIRDAIVGGEAD